Proteins encoded by one window of Venturia canescens isolate UGA chromosome 2, ASM1945775v1, whole genome shotgun sequence:
- the LOC122405861 gene encoding uncharacterized protein isoform X8: MSNEFIEIDQVEWEKVARRVFYDCLASSSSSSFSSLSPLSSRTSNVTVKTLVDYIERIATGKYRDKHLLDELQKSIAECSGDGWVNYALFKKASKRWVTKIQQRRVQDGNNNVTKDDSRSDDEKQHSADSSDNERDFEILFGERRRKNKASRKSVTVDFVDLLNVSSYSPSSDTTHGCAMSDTAPESPDEADSGCGVAVGIGDVPALDLRMRIRRFDEENSMLREDLVRAEELSAGLQRQLENLRKKFDQTKEKCRQLERENDEQQELLHEAEEKERDCRWALQKMEKEKNSLARKLDDAEAEKQQIALLDSHLERLKKEKYDCIRELTLCRQELEDKQRECELLRDQLAQISEVNKSLQESYEKSIQCLRDKVQELKNEKFVFCTPDTVGSPSDGNGPATPIGFLYSRTPSLSCNDDALHDSLFEELKASGFSASNESRVRELEDELSWYEANIGQALTEINKVMQKFSHDIPKSQDPDARVNDTDEEQGPEVSSLLRKISELSNAVNEIVRKPEVKDASSQASTDSSYTNQRLSSQLGIRCFQDEFNSIREKRERQSEKQENWSFQRVKDTFAGAFSMNTHSLGDCGDVEEAEIACEAVKSDNDRFSTSCSMSTGLGIQEHTIIEPIVQELERIIQCTNEREEKNTAHTSPSKNPRSRCIYTTVDNSAADLNLNPPKNLQPDFASTYVISSGGGDGLLRGMINNTTLNDDFTVEPIAQLVKTLSLSEDSSKLGASSLTESMIKSNTLESEKISKTEAIPEERNDSDFIGTESGGAAVEKPLEKKVDKPNGNIVDYCETPININLRNRPKRKISVFDRSFDIDTLNDETEPGVCSNTYRLTERLMSAPSEQEKSLDEESFDSESMKNSQSSKNFLFSYREKNDESDSSDNVSPSKGHDCFDSLTEIETPNRSSQRPVIAPTKLKLPSVMEIPPYAPVATSTKFNDEAKNSNNYEKRQIYEKNHFPSDVSSISKDMNSFANDFTRPSNRDIGKGVTYRKSPSSRQLNFSNFPVLSRNDDTDSTNQMAQEESVDLSKSVSLPDVESTCNDFTSKIPAAQPNAKPPLSLTYNKPQTDVQTTHARDPSKPGGLWYGHVEEAVCGYETRDDNERNAASYGGGVTGSACIRREGKDEKANVSPAAVALAMSSGEDSSDSECGPMAIRENDNAHCNVGNETRSISPTVLNFVGGALLGTSTPASINNNNENCNNNNVKKLDDIPDHQTKKSIVPKREKREKPHTIRRSLSDSGCGRSECRCRLTNVVSSQEEFNKEENRPAVFPSLTDARLQESGIAKLPNNDELRENLPEAELERKFIALSVGLVTDRVTLHRRVALSIRQRDQSERNLSCEIQKMHQDIQDGLRQRNSVSGRVTLRRPSLSAEVQKWEVEKLDRTDSSSSSIGELREIFEQAESRRNSREENNNVLRLHSSNLNIRADCEQNSEIEVWTNAREESVPELPVTPNGFHESRHGRSTTAFVPCWKTMMWCIVISFFFGFYVKHAVSSSSECSSSNLKWWSIEELVERYFSAQSNSPRPI; encoded by the exons ATGAGCAACGAGTTCATCGAGATCGACCAGGTCGAATGGGAAAAGG TTGCTCGGAGAGTATTTTACGACTGTCTCGcatcgtcgtcctcgtcgtcgttttCATCGCTTTCGCCATTGTCGTCGAGGACCAGCAATGTTACGGTCAAAACCCTCGTTGATTATATTGAAAGAATCGCTACCGGCAAATATAG AGATAAACATCTTCTCGATGAGCTGCAAAAGTCAATCGCGGAATGCTCGGGTGACGGTTGGGTGAATTATGCTTTGTTCAAAAAAGCGTCCAAGCGTTGGGTCACAAAGATACAGCAGCGTCGCGTGCAAGATGGAAATAATAATGTGACCAAGGACGATTCAAG GTCCGACGACGAGAAACAACACTCTGCCGACTCGAGCGACAACGAACGAGATTTCGAGATTTTGTTTGGGGAACGCCGCAGGAAGAACAAAGCCTCACGGAAGTCAGTCACAGTCG ATTTCGTCGATCTTCTAAATGTGTCGAGTTACAGTCCGAGCAGCGACACGACACACGG GTGCGCGATGTCCGACACAGCCCCCGAGTCTCCCGACGAGGCCGACAGCGGCTGTGGCGTCGCCGTTGGCATCGGCGATGTACCGGCGCTTGATTTACGAATGCGAATCCGGAGATTCGACGAAGAGAATTCCATGCTCAGGGAAGATCTCGTCAGAGCTGAAGAACTCTCGGCTGGGCTACAGCGACAGCTCGAAAACCTACGAAAAAAGTT CGATcagacgaaagaaaaatgtcgCCAGTTAGAACGCGAGAACGACGAGCAGCAAGAGTTACTGCACGAGGCGGAGGAAAAGGAGCGGGACTGTCGATGGGCCTTgcagaaaatggaaaaagagaaaaattcacTCGCGAGAAAACTCGACGATGCGGAGGCAGAA AAACAACAAATAGCTTTGTTGGACTCACACTTGGAGAgactaaaaaaagaaaaatatgactGCATTAGAGAACTGACCTTGTGCAGACAAGAACTTGAGGATAAACAGAGAGAGTGCGAACTGTTGAGAGACCAGCTTGCCCAGATAAGCGAAGTGAACAAAAGTTTACAAGAATCTTACGAGAAAAGTATTCAG TGCTTACGGGATAAGGTTCaagaattaaaaaacgaaaaattcgttttttgcaCACCAGACACTGTCGGAAGTCCTTCCGATGGA AATGGTCCGGCTACACCAATTGGATTTCTGTACTCTCGCACGCCGAGTCTTTCCTGCAACGATGACGCGCTGCACGATTCCTTGTTCGAGGAATTAAAAGCTTCT GGATTTTCGGCGTCTAATGAGTCCAGAGTTCGCGAGCTTGAGGACGAGTTATCTTGGTACGAGGCGAACATCGGTCAAGCCCTGACTGAAATAAACAA gGTGATGCAGAAATTTTCTCATGATATACCAAAATCCCAAGATCCCGACGCCAGAGTTAACGATACGGATGAAGAACAAGGTCCCGAAGTGTCATCGCTCTTGAGGAAAATTTCGGAGTTATCGAATGCG GTGAACGAGATCGTACGGAAGCCCGAGGTGAAGGACGCGAGTTCACAGGCGTCTACCGATTCGAGCTACACGAATCAACGACTATCCAGTCAATTGGGAATTCGTTGCTTTCAGGACGAGTTCAATTCTAT aCGTGAAAAAAGGGAGCGTCAATCAGAGAAACAAGAGAATTGGAGTTTTCAACGCGTCAAGGACACTTTTGCGGGAGCTTTCTCGATGAATACGCACTCCCTCGGCGACTGCGGGGACGTCGAAGAAGCCGAAATTGCATGTGAAGCCGTCAAATCTGATAACGATCGCTTCTCAACTTCCTGCTCCATGTCGACTGGCCTCGGGATTCAAGAGCACACCATTATCGAACCCATCGTTCAAGAACTCGAGAGAATAATTCAGTGCACGAACGaacgcgaggaaaaaaacacgGCTCATACCTCGCCTTCTAAAAACCCCAG GTCCAGATGCATCTATACGACGGTCGACAATTCTGCAGCAGACTTGAATTTAAACCCTCCGAAGAATCTGCAGCCCGATTTTGCATCGACTTACGTTATTTCGTCGGGAGGTGGAGACGGATTGTTACGAGGAATGATAAATAATACAACGTTGAACGACGATTTTACGGTAGAGCCGATCGCTCAACTGGTCAAGACATTATCACTGTCGGAGGATTCAAGTAAATTAGGTGCTAGTTCGTTAACGGAATCAATGATAAAATCGAACACTttggagagtgaaaaaatcagCAAGACTGAAGCGATACCCGAGGAGAGGAACGATTCAGATTTCATCGGTACGGAATCTGGCGGAGCAGCGGTCGAAAAgccattggaaaaaaaagtagacAAACCGAATGGTAACATCGTAGATTATTGTGAGACGCCAATTAATATAAATTTGCGGAATAGaccgaaacgaaaaatttccgtGTTTGATCGTTCTTTCGACATAGATACGCTGAACGACGAGACCGAACCAGGAGTTTGTTCCAACACTTACAGACTGACCGAGCGTTTGATGAGTGCACCGTCCGAGCAAGAAAAGAGCTTGGACGAAGAATCGTTTGATTCAGAAAGTATGAAAAACTCTCAGAGTagtaaaaactttttattcagttatcgtgaaaaaaacgatgagaGCGATTCCTCGGATAACGTTTCACCGAGCAAGGGCCACGATTGTTTTGATTCCCTGACAGAAATCGAAACTCCGAATCGATCGAGTCAGCGGCCTGTTATCGCTCCAACTAAATTGAAGCTTCCCTCCGTCATGGAAATACCACCATACGCTCCAGTCGCAACATCAACGAAATTCAACGACGAGGCTAAGAACtcgaataattatgaaaagagacaaatttacgagaaaaatcattttccctCGGACGTGAGCTCCATCTCGAAGGACATGAACAGCTTTGCCAACGATTTCACACGACCGTCTAACCGAGATATTGGGAAAGGAGTGACTTATCGCAAATCACCTTCTTCCCGACAACTTAATTTTTCTAACTTTCCAGTTCTATCACGAAACGACGATACTGACTCGACCAATCAAATGGCTCAAGAAGAATCGGTCGATCTTTCGAAAAGCGTTTCTCTCCCCGATGTCGAATCAACTTGCAACGATTTCACGTCAAAAATTCCTGCTGCTCAACCCAATGCGAAACCTCCCCTCTCGTTGACATACAACAAGCCACAGACTGACGTCCAAACTACTCATGCAC GCGATCCTTCAAAGCCCGGAGGTTTGTGGTACGGTCACGTCGAGGAAGCCGTTTGCGGATACGAAACGAGGGACGACAACGAGAGGAACGCTGCGAGTTACGGAGGCGGCGTTACTGGGTCGGCGTGTATCCGTCGCGAGGGTAAAGACGAAAAAGCAAATGTCTCACCGGCGGCAGTAGCGCTCGCGATGTCAAGCGGCGAGGATAGCTCGGACAGTGAGTGCGGTCCAATGGCGATACGAGAAAACGATAACGCACATTGTAACGTTGGGAACGAGACTCGCTCGATATCACCGACCGTTTTGAATTTTGTTGGCGGCGCGTTACTCGGTACCTCAACACCGGCTTCGATAAATAACaacaatgaaaattgcaaCAATAACAATGTGAAGAAACTCGATGACATTCCGGATCATCAGACGAAAAAGTCAATCGTCCCTAAACGAGAAAAGCGTGAG AAACCGCACACCATTCGCAGATCTTTATCGGACAGCGGATGTGGGCGTTCCGAATGTCGCTGCCGCTTGACCAACGTTGTTTCATCtcaagaagaatttaataaagaagaaaatcgTCCCGCTGTTTTCCCGAGTCTCACTGATGCAAGACTTCAAGAGTCTGGCATTGCCAAGCTCCCGAACAACGATGAACTTCG AGAAAATCTTCCCGAGGCTGAACTCGAG CGAAAATTCATCGCTCTTTCGGTGGGTCTGGTCACTGATCGGGTAACGTTACATCGACGAGTAGCACTCTCTATTCGCCAGAGGGATCAATCGGAGAGGAATCTTAGCTGTGAGATTCAGAAAATGCATCAGGATATACAG GACGGCTTGAGGCAACGAAATTCCGTATCAGGAAGAGTTACCCTCAGAAGACCCTCGCTGAGTGCCGAAGTTCAAAAATGGGAGGTGGAAAAACTCGATCGCACGGA CAGCAGTTCCAGCAGTATAGGGGAATTACGTGAAATATTCGAGCAGGCTGAATCTCGTAGGAATTCACGTGAGGAAAATAACAACGTGTTGCGTTTGCATTCGAGTAATTTGAATATTCGAGCGGACTGCGAGCAAAACAGCGAGATTGAAGTTTGGACGAATGCACGAGAAGAGTCCGTGCCAGAATTACCAGTCACTCCAAACGGATTTCATGAATCGAGACACGG ACGAAGCACCACCGCTTTTGTTCCCTGCTGGAAAACGATGATGTGGTGCATTGTAATCTCATTCTTCTTTGGCTTCTACGTCAAGCACGCTGTTTCATCGTCCAGCGAATGTTCGAGCTCGAATCTCAAATGGTGGTCCATTGAGGAACTCGTCGAACgttatttttcagcgcaaagtAATTCACCGAGGCCAATATGA
- the LOC122405861 gene encoding uncharacterized protein isoform X4, whose protein sequence is MSNEFIEIDQVEWEKVARRVFYDCLASSSSSSFSSLSPLSSRTSNVTVKTLVDYIERIATGKYRDKHLLDELQKSIAECSGDGWVNYALFKKASKRWVTKIQQRRVQDGNNNVTKDDSRSDDEKQHSADSSDNERDFEILFGERRRKNKASRKSVTVDFVDLLNVSSYSPSSDTTHGCAMSDTAPESPDEADSGCGVAVGIGDVPALDLRMRIRRFDEENSMLREDLVRAEELSAGLQRQLENLRKKFDQTKEKCRQLERENDEQQELLHEAEEKERDCRWALQKMEKEKNSLARKLDDAEAEKQQIALLDSHLERLKKEKYDCIRELTLCRQELEDKQRECELLRDQLAQISEVNKSLQESYEKSIQCLRDKVQELKNEKFVFCTPDTVGSPSDGNGPATPIGFLYSRTPSLSCNDDALHDSLFEELKASGFSASNESRVRELEDELSWYEANIGQALTEINKVMQKFSHDIPKSQDPDARVNDTDEEQGPEVSSLLRKISELSNAVNEIVRKPEVKDASSQASTDSSYTNQRLSSQLGIRCFQDEFNSIREKRERQSEKQENWSFQRVKDTFAGAFSMNTHSLGDCGDVEEAEIACEAVKSDNDRFSTSCSMSTGLGIQEHTIIEPIVQELERIIQCTNEREEKNTAHTSPSKNPRSRCIYTTVDNSAADLNLNPPKNLQPDFASTYVISSGGGDGLLRGMINNTTLNDDFTVEPIAQLVKTLSLSEDSSKLGASSLTESMIKSNTLESEKISKTEAIPEERNDSDFIGTESGGAAVEKPLEKKVDKPNGNIVDYCETPININLRNRPKRKISVFDRSFDIDTLNDETEPGVCSNTYRLTERLMSAPSEQEKSLDEESFDSESMKNSQSSKNFLFSYREKNDESDSSDNVSPSKGHDCFDSLTEIETPNRSSQRPVIAPTKLKLPSVMEIPPYAPVATSTKFNDEAKNSNNYEKRQIYEKNHFPSDVSSISKDMNSFANDFTRPSNRDIGKGVTYRKSPSSRQLNFSNFPVLSRNDDTDSTNQMAQEESVDLSKSVSLPDVESTCNDFTSKIPAAQPNAKPPLSLTYNKPQTDVQTTHARDPSKPGGLWYGHVEEAVCGYETRDDNERNAASYGGGVTGSACIRREGKDEKANVSPAAVALAMSSGEDSSDSECGPMAIRENDNAHCNVGNETRSISPTVLNFVGGALLGTSTPASINNNNENCNNNNVKKLDDIPDHQTKKSIVPKREKREKPHTIRRSLSDSGCGRSECRCRLTNVVSSQEEFNKEENRPAVFPSLTDARLQESGIAKLPNNDELRENLPEAELERKFIALSVGLVTDRVTLHRRVALSIRQRDQSERNLSCEIQKMHQDIQDLAPLCIDRESVERVERVRHQLEMINQCAHRVSCTAETLGAVHQENRISRAVLLADRYLLVLRSRCEKLAHDLSETKRILTENNIVVEDHSGELGDDMPRTRYRGVPITNRTMDGLRQRNSVSGRVTLRRPSLSAEVQKWEVEKLDRTDSSSSIGELREIFEQAESRRNSREENNNVLRLHSSNLNIRADCEQNSEIEVWTNAREESVPELPVTPNGFHESRHGRSTTAFVPCWKTMMWCIVISFFFGFYVKHAVSSSSECSSSNLKWWSIEELVERYFSAQSNSPRPI, encoded by the exons ATGAGCAACGAGTTCATCGAGATCGACCAGGTCGAATGGGAAAAGG TTGCTCGGAGAGTATTTTACGACTGTCTCGcatcgtcgtcctcgtcgtcgttttCATCGCTTTCGCCATTGTCGTCGAGGACCAGCAATGTTACGGTCAAAACCCTCGTTGATTATATTGAAAGAATCGCTACCGGCAAATATAG AGATAAACATCTTCTCGATGAGCTGCAAAAGTCAATCGCGGAATGCTCGGGTGACGGTTGGGTGAATTATGCTTTGTTCAAAAAAGCGTCCAAGCGTTGGGTCACAAAGATACAGCAGCGTCGCGTGCAAGATGGAAATAATAATGTGACCAAGGACGATTCAAG GTCCGACGACGAGAAACAACACTCTGCCGACTCGAGCGACAACGAACGAGATTTCGAGATTTTGTTTGGGGAACGCCGCAGGAAGAACAAAGCCTCACGGAAGTCAGTCACAGTCG ATTTCGTCGATCTTCTAAATGTGTCGAGTTACAGTCCGAGCAGCGACACGACACACGG GTGCGCGATGTCCGACACAGCCCCCGAGTCTCCCGACGAGGCCGACAGCGGCTGTGGCGTCGCCGTTGGCATCGGCGATGTACCGGCGCTTGATTTACGAATGCGAATCCGGAGATTCGACGAAGAGAATTCCATGCTCAGGGAAGATCTCGTCAGAGCTGAAGAACTCTCGGCTGGGCTACAGCGACAGCTCGAAAACCTACGAAAAAAGTT CGATcagacgaaagaaaaatgtcgCCAGTTAGAACGCGAGAACGACGAGCAGCAAGAGTTACTGCACGAGGCGGAGGAAAAGGAGCGGGACTGTCGATGGGCCTTgcagaaaatggaaaaagagaaaaattcacTCGCGAGAAAACTCGACGATGCGGAGGCAGAA AAACAACAAATAGCTTTGTTGGACTCACACTTGGAGAgactaaaaaaagaaaaatatgactGCATTAGAGAACTGACCTTGTGCAGACAAGAACTTGAGGATAAACAGAGAGAGTGCGAACTGTTGAGAGACCAGCTTGCCCAGATAAGCGAAGTGAACAAAAGTTTACAAGAATCTTACGAGAAAAGTATTCAG TGCTTACGGGATAAGGTTCaagaattaaaaaacgaaaaattcgttttttgcaCACCAGACACTGTCGGAAGTCCTTCCGATGGA AATGGTCCGGCTACACCAATTGGATTTCTGTACTCTCGCACGCCGAGTCTTTCCTGCAACGATGACGCGCTGCACGATTCCTTGTTCGAGGAATTAAAAGCTTCT GGATTTTCGGCGTCTAATGAGTCCAGAGTTCGCGAGCTTGAGGACGAGTTATCTTGGTACGAGGCGAACATCGGTCAAGCCCTGACTGAAATAAACAA gGTGATGCAGAAATTTTCTCATGATATACCAAAATCCCAAGATCCCGACGCCAGAGTTAACGATACGGATGAAGAACAAGGTCCCGAAGTGTCATCGCTCTTGAGGAAAATTTCGGAGTTATCGAATGCG GTGAACGAGATCGTACGGAAGCCCGAGGTGAAGGACGCGAGTTCACAGGCGTCTACCGATTCGAGCTACACGAATCAACGACTATCCAGTCAATTGGGAATTCGTTGCTTTCAGGACGAGTTCAATTCTAT aCGTGAAAAAAGGGAGCGTCAATCAGAGAAACAAGAGAATTGGAGTTTTCAACGCGTCAAGGACACTTTTGCGGGAGCTTTCTCGATGAATACGCACTCCCTCGGCGACTGCGGGGACGTCGAAGAAGCCGAAATTGCATGTGAAGCCGTCAAATCTGATAACGATCGCTTCTCAACTTCCTGCTCCATGTCGACTGGCCTCGGGATTCAAGAGCACACCATTATCGAACCCATCGTTCAAGAACTCGAGAGAATAATTCAGTGCACGAACGaacgcgaggaaaaaaacacgGCTCATACCTCGCCTTCTAAAAACCCCAG GTCCAGATGCATCTATACGACGGTCGACAATTCTGCAGCAGACTTGAATTTAAACCCTCCGAAGAATCTGCAGCCCGATTTTGCATCGACTTACGTTATTTCGTCGGGAGGTGGAGACGGATTGTTACGAGGAATGATAAATAATACAACGTTGAACGACGATTTTACGGTAGAGCCGATCGCTCAACTGGTCAAGACATTATCACTGTCGGAGGATTCAAGTAAATTAGGTGCTAGTTCGTTAACGGAATCAATGATAAAATCGAACACTttggagagtgaaaaaatcagCAAGACTGAAGCGATACCCGAGGAGAGGAACGATTCAGATTTCATCGGTACGGAATCTGGCGGAGCAGCGGTCGAAAAgccattggaaaaaaaagtagacAAACCGAATGGTAACATCGTAGATTATTGTGAGACGCCAATTAATATAAATTTGCGGAATAGaccgaaacgaaaaatttccgtGTTTGATCGTTCTTTCGACATAGATACGCTGAACGACGAGACCGAACCAGGAGTTTGTTCCAACACTTACAGACTGACCGAGCGTTTGATGAGTGCACCGTCCGAGCAAGAAAAGAGCTTGGACGAAGAATCGTTTGATTCAGAAAGTATGAAAAACTCTCAGAGTagtaaaaactttttattcagttatcgtgaaaaaaacgatgagaGCGATTCCTCGGATAACGTTTCACCGAGCAAGGGCCACGATTGTTTTGATTCCCTGACAGAAATCGAAACTCCGAATCGATCGAGTCAGCGGCCTGTTATCGCTCCAACTAAATTGAAGCTTCCCTCCGTCATGGAAATACCACCATACGCTCCAGTCGCAACATCAACGAAATTCAACGACGAGGCTAAGAACtcgaataattatgaaaagagacaaatttacgagaaaaatcattttccctCGGACGTGAGCTCCATCTCGAAGGACATGAACAGCTTTGCCAACGATTTCACACGACCGTCTAACCGAGATATTGGGAAAGGAGTGACTTATCGCAAATCACCTTCTTCCCGACAACTTAATTTTTCTAACTTTCCAGTTCTATCACGAAACGACGATACTGACTCGACCAATCAAATGGCTCAAGAAGAATCGGTCGATCTTTCGAAAAGCGTTTCTCTCCCCGATGTCGAATCAACTTGCAACGATTTCACGTCAAAAATTCCTGCTGCTCAACCCAATGCGAAACCTCCCCTCTCGTTGACATACAACAAGCCACAGACTGACGTCCAAACTACTCATGCAC GCGATCCTTCAAAGCCCGGAGGTTTGTGGTACGGTCACGTCGAGGAAGCCGTTTGCGGATACGAAACGAGGGACGACAACGAGAGGAACGCTGCGAGTTACGGAGGCGGCGTTACTGGGTCGGCGTGTATCCGTCGCGAGGGTAAAGACGAAAAAGCAAATGTCTCACCGGCGGCAGTAGCGCTCGCGATGTCAAGCGGCGAGGATAGCTCGGACAGTGAGTGCGGTCCAATGGCGATACGAGAAAACGATAACGCACATTGTAACGTTGGGAACGAGACTCGCTCGATATCACCGACCGTTTTGAATTTTGTTGGCGGCGCGTTACTCGGTACCTCAACACCGGCTTCGATAAATAACaacaatgaaaattgcaaCAATAACAATGTGAAGAAACTCGATGACATTCCGGATCATCAGACGAAAAAGTCAATCGTCCCTAAACGAGAAAAGCGTGAG AAACCGCACACCATTCGCAGATCTTTATCGGACAGCGGATGTGGGCGTTCCGAATGTCGCTGCCGCTTGACCAACGTTGTTTCATCtcaagaagaatttaataaagaagaaaatcgTCCCGCTGTTTTCCCGAGTCTCACTGATGCAAGACTTCAAGAGTCTGGCATTGCCAAGCTCCCGAACAACGATGAACTTCG AGAAAATCTTCCCGAGGCTGAACTCGAG CGAAAATTCATCGCTCTTTCGGTGGGTCTGGTCACTGATCGGGTAACGTTACATCGACGAGTAGCACTCTCTATTCGCCAGAGGGATCAATCGGAGAGGAATCTTAGCTGTGAGATTCAGAAAATGCATCAGGATATACAG GATCTAGCGCCACTGTGCATCGATCGAGAATCTGTCGAGAGAGTCGAACGTGTCAGACATCAGCTCGAGATGATAAACCAGTGCGCTCACAGAGTTTCCTGCACAGCCGAGACTCTCGGCGCGGTACATCAGGAAAACAGAATCTCCAGGGCGGTTCTACTCGCCGATCGTTATCTCCTCGTTCTGAGATCCAGATGTGAGAAATTGGCTCATGACCTCTCTGAGACCAA GCGTATCCTGACGGAAAATAACATCGTTGTTGAGGATCATAGCGGGGAGCTCGGTGATGATATGCCACGAACCCGGTATCGGGGAGTCCCCATCACTAATCGTACGATG GACGGCTTGAGGCAACGAAATTCCGTATCAGGAAGAGTTACCCTCAGAAGACCCTCGCTGAGTGCCGAAGTTCAAAAATGGGAGGTGGAAAAACTCGATCGCACGGA CAGTTCCAGCAGTATAGGGGAATTACGTGAAATATTCGAGCAGGCTGAATCTCGTAGGAATTCACGTGAGGAAAATAACAACGTGTTGCGTTTGCATTCGAGTAATTTGAATATTCGAGCGGACTGCGAGCAAAACAGCGAGATTGAAGTTTGGACGAATGCACGAGAAGAGTCCGTGCCAGAATTACCAGTCACTCCAAACGGATTTCATGAATCGAGACACGG ACGAAGCACCACCGCTTTTGTTCCCTGCTGGAAAACGATGATGTGGTGCATTGTAATCTCATTCTTCTTTGGCTTCTACGTCAAGCACGCTGTTTCATCGTCCAGCGAATGTTCGAGCTCGAATCTCAAATGGTGGTCCATTGAGGAACTCGTCGAACgttatttttcagcgcaaagtAATTCACCGAGGCCAATATGA